AACTAGTAAACCTGTGATGGCGGGTGTTTCTAGTTCCTATATTTATGCTGATGAGGATGATTTTGGTTATCCGCCTTACTAAAGTATGAAGCAAATAGCCCTCAGACTGAAGTCTGGGGCTATACAAACTAAACCCGCCTGTGCGGGTTTTGAGAAAGTCCGCCTATCGCGGTGGCGCTGCGCTTGGCGCACCAGTCGAACTTTCTATTTTTTCAGCAGCAAATAATATAGTGAACCATTACCACCTGTAATCCCAGCGCGATCGCCTGCTAGTTTACCAGTTCCCATAAAATAATCTACCCTGCCTGGGCCTTTAATCGCACTGCCTGTATCTTGATCTAAGACAAAACGGCTGACAGTCCGAGGTTGTAATTTGCCACCAGCAGCCGGATAGGGGAATGAACCATTAATGATTGCTAGTGCGCCAGGAGGCATAATAGATTTATCGGTAGCAATCGAACGTTCGGCGGTGACTGGCTCATTAAGACTACCAGTTGCTTTTCTCCCTGGAACTTCTTTAAAGAAAACGAAACGTTCCCAGCGGGGCAAATAATTATTTAACTCTAAGGGATTTTGGCGGAAGAAGCTAATCAGACGTGGCATAGTCAAGCCTTCTAGGGGCAGTTTGCCATCTTTGGCTAGTTCTTTGCCGATACTAGTCCAAGGATAATCAGTCCCCCCGGCGTAACCTACAGAAGTAGTTTTGCCATTGGTTAACCTGATTTGGGCAGAACCTTGGATGTGTACCATATATGCGTCTAATCGATCGCGGAACCACAACAATTCCAAACCGCGTAACTGGCTTTTATCACCTTGTAAACCGTCTTTTCCTTCCAAATCAATCCGTTTTGGGTGAGGTTTAGCCCATTGGTCGAAATTCGGTGGGAGTTGATAAAGGGGATACTTATATATAGAAGTTTTAACGCGACTGGCCTGATAAATAGGCTCATAGTAAGCAGTAAATTTAACAGTACCCTTGCCATCATTGCCGACGGACTTGTAAAACACAAACTCCCGCTGAATTGCAGCTTGGAGTTGAGTTGCAGATTTAGCAGTTGCTACTAATTGCCGAAAACGCAATAAACTGCGTCGCACGCGATCGCGGGTAATTCCTGGCACCGGATAATTGTTATAGGCGGCGATCGCTTTATCTTTGGCCAAATAATCTAAACTATTATCAATGGCGGCTAAGAGAGCTTTGCGATCGCCTGGTTTACCTTTACGACCAAAAATTTGCTCATCCCATCCCAAGCAAGTAGATACCGGATTACAAGTATTACTAATATCAACTGGTTGGAGTGGTAATTGTAGCTCAGGCTGAGGGCTTGGCTGTGTAGGTAACGGTACAGGTAACGGTATCGTCGTCGGAACTTGAGCAACAGCTGGCCAAATTGTGTTTACAAGGGCAATTCCCAGACTCAAAGAAGCCAAAGCAAGGGTTTTTCTCATGATTTAGTCGAATCTTTCAACACTAGAACTAAACAGTGGTTCTACCCGGATTGCTACAATCCGAGATGGGCGGACAACCATATACTCTCCTTGAATATTCTTGATCGGTACACTAATAAAATCATTCGAGGCAGACTTAGGAACTAGTTCGCCACTATACCATTTTTGGAATTCTTGAATAGTGGGAAACCTTACTTCCTCACGATGACCAGTTTCCAGGAAGAGGTGTACAGCGTATTCATTCGGTGTTCTAGCCATAAAGTTGAATCATTACAAATATGTTCAACCCATGTTAACCACGTCACCTCAGAATGAAAAGGGTAAGCATACGGGAGCAAGAAAAGCTATCCGGAGAGTTTTGCATTAATCAACCATGAGCTATTACTCCAAAGTCTTGACTTTTATTGTCCCTCTAGACGGCCAAGAGTTGAAGCTGTTCCTGAAAGTATGAGTGCGGGCTGGGATCGACAGTGAATATTATAAAAACCTTGTTGGGTTTCGCTATTGCTCCACCCAACTTACCTTGCTGAATTACGAAGCTATATTTCTCGGCGGAATTTCTCGCCCTTGATAAAACTGTTTTTCTAACTTGCCTAAACCAAACCAAAGACCGCCACCGAGTAATACAGCTACGTTGGCAATAATTACCGTGATATGAGAAATATCACCGGGAAATAAGACTGATAAAGACAGCAAACTCCAAATTAATGCTGTTGCTATCACCACTCCTAAACGCAAACGTTGGAGGTTTTTCAAAGCTGGGCGACAACTACCACAATGTTTTGTGTGGGAATGGTATCTATCTAATAAAGCCTCTTTGGGTAGTGGCGGTGGTAAAGTCTCACCTGGAAATGATTCTGCACAATATTGCTTGACCCAAGAACGTAATTGAAATACAAAAATATCAGCTTTTGTTGGTAAATAAAACGCTTTGGTAAAGTTATCAGTGCCACCTTTTTGTTCTAAATAGCGTTCTTGGTGATGTAAGAAAATCTGATCATCTTCTAGTACGTTGTTTTGTCCTAGATGGGAGTACCAGCGAGGAGTGAGTTTGAGAAATAACCCTGGTAATTTTGAAGAGAATTTGAAAGGAAAACGGGCAAATAGGCGACATTCTCCTTTGCGGATAGGGGTTGCATAAACGACTGTTAATGTTCTGCCAAATTGCTTGGATGTGAGATCATGCCACATCAACCCAGGTGCAATAAAGGTAGTATCTTGTTTACCTAAAGTGCCTTTGCGGGGGCCTTCTTGCCAAAGGCCTTTAAATCCCCATTTACCTGACT
This window of the Nostoc sp. HK-01 genome carries:
- a CDS encoding MltA domain-containing protein, translating into MRKTLALASLSLGIALVNTIWPAVAQVPTTIPLPVPLPTQPSPQPELQLPLQPVDISNTCNPVSTCLGWDEQIFGRKGKPGDRKALLAAIDNSLDYLAKDKAIAAYNNYPVPGITRDRVRRSLLRFRQLVATAKSATQLQAAIQREFVFYKSVGNDGKGTVKFTAYYEPIYQASRVKTSIYKYPLYQLPPNFDQWAKPHPKRIDLEGKDGLQGDKSQLRGLELLWFRDRLDAYMVHIQGSAQIRLTNGKTTSVGYAGGTDYPWTSIGKELAKDGKLPLEGLTMPRLISFFRQNPLELNNYLPRWERFVFFKEVPGRKATGSLNEPVTAERSIATDKSIMPPGALAIINGSFPYPAAGGKLQPRTVSRFVLDQDTGSAIKGPGRVDYFMGTGKLAGDRAGITGGNGSLYYLLLKK
- a CDS encoding pheophorbide a oxygenase, with product MSNSLLQPLSPTTTDNLPAGGLDPERFDPLEVWYPVHYIADLDKSQLTRFTLLERDLVLWWDKNEQTWRAFEDQCPHRLAPLSEGRVNEAGWLECPYHGWAFSGTGKCESIPQQVPEGKAETSPRACVNSLPTTVRQGLLFVYPGQPENAAKTQVPIVDVLEENTEGWVCLNTFRDLPYDALTLMENVLDSSHIPYTHHRTVGNRANVAPVELEIVESGKWGFKGLWQEGPRKGTLGKQDTTFIAPGLMWHDLTSKQFGRTLTVVYATPIRKGECRLFARFPFKFSSKLPGLFLKLTPRWYSHLGQNNVLEDDQIFLHHQERYLEQKGGTDNFTKAFYLPTKADIFVFQLRSWVKQYCAESFPGETLPPPLPKEALLDRYHSHTKHCGSCRPALKNLQRLRLGVVIATALIWSLLSLSVLFPGDISHITVIIANVAVLLGGGLWFGLGKLEKQFYQGREIPPRNIAS